From one Halothece sp. PCC 7418 genomic stretch:
- a CDS encoding transporter produces MIKLNWSLLSASVTLLLPFPAFSQTQPLTTIRGTALDRAITVTSLSENNNRLESIQQAIPIQLNPSASSIQFISLPLSEPNQSMNENETDPFPLQPTHLILAHSDENAAPDQWTSGRPDGHAPLGVMGDHVHGKGEWMLSYRYMFMSMDGNRDETDDLSTDDVLEDFMVAPEEMTMQMHMIGAMYAPTDNLTLMAMVPFVVKEMDHVTRMGTEFTTNSSGIGDLKFSGLYQLFNKNRQSVHLNLGFSLPTGSIEERDDTPAGDDVILPYPMQIGSGTVDLRPGITYLGQTDNWSWGAQANTVLRLGENDRDYTVGNRYQLTGWLARRINEKVSVSVRLDGETWDDYDGADSALNPNLIPTADPDLRGGTRLDLGLGANLYLPESFLPGGRLAAEFELPLYQSLEGPQLETDWQLTLGVQSAF; encoded by the coding sequence ATGATTAAGTTGAACTGGTCTTTACTCAGTGCTAGCGTCACTTTATTGCTTCCTTTCCCTGCATTTTCGCAAACACAGCCCCTCACTACAATTAGAGGAACTGCACTTGATCGCGCCATCACAGTTACCTCACTTTCTGAGAATAACAATCGCTTAGAAAGCATTCAACAAGCAATTCCGATACAACTCAATCCTTCTGCTTCTTCGATTCAATTCATTTCCCTCCCTCTGAGTGAACCGAATCAAAGCATGAACGAAAATGAAACAGATCCTTTTCCCTTGCAACCAACTCATCTCATTCTGGCTCATAGTGATGAAAACGCTGCACCCGACCAGTGGACATCGGGGCGACCAGATGGACACGCCCCCCTTGGGGTGATGGGAGATCATGTTCATGGTAAAGGAGAATGGATGCTTTCTTATCGTTATATGTTTATGTCCATGGATGGTAATCGGGATGAAACCGATGACCTCAGTACCGATGATGTTCTAGAAGACTTCATGGTTGCACCAGAGGAAATGACCATGCAAATGCACATGATTGGTGCAATGTACGCACCGACGGATAACTTGACATTAATGGCAATGGTTCCTTTTGTGGTCAAAGAAATGGATCATGTCACTCGTATGGGAACTGAGTTTACTACTAACTCTAGCGGAATCGGGGATCTTAAATTCTCGGGACTCTATCAACTTTTCAATAAAAATCGTCAGAGTGTCCACCTTAACCTCGGATTTAGCCTTCCCACTGGTTCGATTGAAGAGCGGGATGATACCCCAGCTGGAGATGATGTCATTCTTCCTTATCCGATGCAAATTGGTTCAGGAACTGTGGATTTACGTCCTGGAATTACTTATTTAGGTCAAACGGATAATTGGTCATGGGGAGCACAAGCAAACACAGTGTTACGCTTAGGAGAAAATGATCGCGACTATACAGTCGGAAATCGCTATCAACTGACAGGATGGCTCGCCCGTCGTATCAACGAAAAAGTGAGCGTTTCTGTCAGATTAGATGGTGAAACCTGGGACGATTATGACGGCGCAGACTCTGCCCTCAATCCCAACCTCATTCCCACCGCTGACCCAGATTTAAGGGGAGGAACTCGCTTAGATTTAGGATTAGGAGCAAACTTGTATCTCCCTGAGAGCTTTTTGCCAGGCGGTCGTTTAGCAGCAGAATTTGAGTTGCCCCTTTATCAATCCCTAGAAGGACCGCAACTAGAAACGGATTGGCAATTGACCCTAGGGGTTCAATCCGCATTTTAA
- a CDS encoding pentapeptide repeat-containing protein, which produces MRTILKFSLMISAIALFFMSSPVLAATPRAVRSFDEAVQAETQDFSGQTLIEAEFYDENLEAADFHDANLEGAVFNGATLHNANWRGVNFSNGIAYLTDFTGVDLTNAVLTEAMMLRSKFEGAIVEGADFTNAVVDRLQVKKLCERASGVNPTTGVSTRESLGCR; this is translated from the coding sequence ATGCGAACAATTCTAAAATTTAGTTTAATGATTAGCGCGATCGCGCTCTTTTTTATGTCCTCACCAGTTTTAGCAGCAACCCCACGAGCGGTGCGTTCTTTTGATGAAGCAGTCCAAGCTGAAACACAAGACTTTTCTGGGCAAACCCTAATCGAAGCAGAATTTTATGATGAAAACTTAGAAGCTGCTGATTTCCACGATGCCAACTTAGAGGGTGCAGTATTCAACGGCGCAACCCTCCATAATGCCAACTGGCGAGGAGTTAACTTTAGCAATGGGATTGCTTATCTCACCGATTTTACTGGCGTTGATTTGACCAATGCCGTCCTCACGGAGGCGATGATGTTACGGTCAAAATTTGAGGGCGCGATCGTTGAAGGGGCAGATTTTACCAATGCGGTTGTTGATAGGTTACAAGTGAAAAAATTATGTGAGCGTGCCTCAGGCGTGAATCCAACCACAGGAGTTTCTACCCGCGAGTCGCTCGGTTGTCGTTAA